The DNA region AATCGTTCAACCAGGGCAAACTGTAGCCTTTATCTGTAATGACCCCACGCGGGTTGCGAACACTCATTTATTTTTACCAATTTTGGTCAAAGAATTAAATGACAACGGCATTCCTGATCAAGCAATGCGCATTGTATTTGCGCTAGGCACCCATCGCTTAATGAGCCATGACGAAATGGTTGAGGCCGTAGGTGCTGATCTTGCCAGTCGTCTAACTATGTATAATAGTGATTGCCAAGATAGTGCGCAATTTGATTATTTTGGCGAAACATCTTTTGGGACACCTGTATATTTAAATAAATATATCACGGAAGTCGATCATGTAATTTGCACGGGCAGTATCGTCCATCATTTCTTCAGTGGTTTTGGTGGCGGCCGTAAAGCCGTTTTACCTGGCGTTGCGGCTTATGAAACTATTCGCAAAAATCATTCGCTAATGCTCGACCCCAATGCTATTTTAGGCAAATTAGACGGCAATCCAGTCTATGAAGATCAAGTAGAAGGCGCAAAGCTCTATCCGCCAAGTTTTCTGATCAATGTCGTGTTAGATGAGCAAAAGAATTTCTTGAAGATTTTTGCGGGTGATTTTATTGCCGCCCATCTAGAAGCGTGTAAATTTGTCGATCAAGTATATGGAGTACCTGTGCCTGAATTAGCCGATATTGTTATTGCCTCTTGTGGGGGTTATCCGAAAGATATTAATATCTACCAACTGCAAAAAACCATGGATAATGCTTGGTGTGCGGTAAAACCTGGCGGCGTAGTAATTATTCTGGGCGAATGTGAAGAAGGTAGTGGTTCTAAAACTTATGAAGATACCATGTTAAAATTCCCCAGTCCCGAAGCCGTCGAAGCTAATCTGCGCCAAAACTTCCAAATTGGTGCTCACAAAGCTTACGCCGTTACGCGCTTAATGAAACGTGCTGACTTTATTTTAGTCTCTGCGCTAGATAAACAACTTGCCAAACAACTACTGTTTACAGCGGTAGATAGTGTCGACGAGGCGCTAGAGCTAGCTAAAGCTAAGGTTGGCAACCAGCCTAAAATTACTTTAATGCCGCAAGGCAGTTTAACTGTTCCTTTAGTAAAATAAACCAGTCCGTGATACTAAAATTAATTTAGTATCACTTTCTTATGGAAGGAGTTTTAGCTATGGATATGAAAAAATTAACCGCCTTAGCCCGCGAGAAATTCGGTACTTTTTGTAGAGTCTGTCCGGTTTGCGATGGTCGCGCCTGCAAAGGTGAAATCCCCGGTGCGGGCGGTGTAGGTACAGGTCGTTCCTTTCAAAATAATTTACTCGCCTTACAAGCCGTACAGCTTAAACAACGGGTTATCCATAATGTAACTAATCCCGATACTAGCTGTAAAATCTTCGGTCTTAATTTAAAAATGCCCATTTTAGGTGCTCCCATTGGTGGTATTGCTTTTAATTGGAATAATTTTTTACCAGAAAATGAATATGCGGCAACTATTGTCACTGGCTGTAAACAAGCTGGCTGTATAGGTATGACCGGCGATGGCAAAGATCCTAATATTTATAAGTTTGGTTTAGAAGCAATTGCCAAAGAGCAAGGCTATGGAATTGCAACTATTAAACCTCGACCCAATGAGCAAATTATTCAGTTAGCCCAACAAGCAATTGACTGTGGCACCAGCGCTATCGCAATTGATATTGATGCGGCAGCTTTAATTAATATGACTGTTTCGGGACAACCGGTAAGCGGTAAAACCATTGACCAATTGCGTGAGCTAAAAGCTAACATTAGTGTCCCACTAATTATCAAAGGCATTATGACACCTGAAGATGCCCTAGCCTGTGTGCAAGCTGGCGTTGATGGCATTGTAGTCTCGAATCACGGTGGCCGAGTTCTCGATGATACGCCAGGTACTGCCGCTGTTTTACCAGCAATCAAGCAAGCTGTCGGTGATAAATTAACAATTTTAGTAGATGGTGGCATCCGCAATGGTACAGACGTTTTAAAAATGCTCGCCTTAGGTGCCGATGCGGTGATGCTCGGTCGCCCAATTTTATTTTCCGCCGCAGGTGGCCTAGCTGGTGTGAACTTCTTGCTGAATAAATTCCAGAATGAATTAGTTGCCAGCATGATTATGACTGGTTGCCAAAACTTAGACGCTGTACAAGCCGATATAATTTATCGCCCTTAGTTTGCCCGATTTTCTAGCTAAATTCTTGCTAGACTCTAACTACTAAAATGGGCACCTTAAATTAAACTAGTTTTGTTTATATTTCCTAAACCGCTAATTAAGTTATATAGCTTAATTAGCGGTTTTAGTTCGTTTTTAACCAATTTAACTAATTTTTGACCACTTTTGCAAAATAATCTTGCCTTTCTCTACTTTATTAATATACTATTACATATATTAATATTTTAGTAAGATAATTATATTTAGAAACAATATGTAACAAGGCACAAAAACAACCACCAAAACTATTTATTTCTTTGTTTATATTTAAGCCCATCTACTTTTAAGTAATATATACAACTTAAGTTGCAGTTCCAAAAAACAACTTAGTTAATACTCCTTATCACTTATCACTTATCACTTATCACTAAATATTATCTTTTAACATCTTCATAAAGACTTAAAAATTTTCTTACATAACAAACATCTCCTAATAACCAAATTAATT from Succinispira mobilis DSM 6222 includes:
- the larA gene encoding nickel-dependent lactate racemase gives rise to the protein MKKSFTYKYGRAKMTFELPSEQILTEVHIQDFPKIENLETAVLEAIRQPIGSKPLREIVQPGQTVAFICNDPTRVANTHLFLPILVKELNDNGIPDQAMRIVFALGTHRLMSHDEMVEAVGADLASRLTMYNSDCQDSAQFDYFGETSFGTPVYLNKYITEVDHVICTGSIVHHFFSGFGGGRKAVLPGVAAYETIRKNHSLMLDPNAILGKLDGNPVYEDQVEGAKLYPPSFLINVVLDEQKNFLKIFAGDFIAAHLEACKFVDQVYGVPVPELADIVIASCGGYPKDINIYQLQKTMDNAWCAVKPGGVVIILGECEEGSGSKTYEDTMLKFPSPEAVEANLRQNFQIGAHKAYAVTRLMKRADFILVSALDKQLAKQLLFTAVDSVDEALELAKAKVGNQPKITLMPQGSLTVPLVK
- a CDS encoding alpha-hydroxy-acid oxidizing protein codes for the protein MDMKKLTALAREKFGTFCRVCPVCDGRACKGEIPGAGGVGTGRSFQNNLLALQAVQLKQRVIHNVTNPDTSCKIFGLNLKMPILGAPIGGIAFNWNNFLPENEYAATIVTGCKQAGCIGMTGDGKDPNIYKFGLEAIAKEQGYGIATIKPRPNEQIIQLAQQAIDCGTSAIAIDIDAAALINMTVSGQPVSGKTIDQLRELKANISVPLIIKGIMTPEDALACVQAGVDGIVVSNHGGRVLDDTPGTAAVLPAIKQAVGDKLTILVDGGIRNGTDVLKMLALGADAVMLGRPILFSAAGGLAGVNFLLNKFQNELVASMIMTGCQNLDAVQADIIYRP